GTTGCTCCCAAGATATCAAGCAGAAACGACCGTTTATCTAAGTCTTCCACCCAAATTACTTTCTGTGTGATGTTCTCAGAGGTAGAGCCTACTCTGCCGACAGCTAAAAAGATATATTCATCCAAAAAGTCACGAGCAAGCATctgaaaaagtgagaaaaatactCAATTGCCTACTTTAGTACACaaattatctaaatataataaacacatatGCTCTAATCAAAAACGAAAACATCCAACAATACCTGTATTTCTTTAGGAAAAGTAGCACTAAACATCATGGTGTGACGAACGCCCTTTGGTGGCATGGTATCTTGTTCAACGATGCGACGTATCTGAGGTTCAAATCCCATATCCAACATCTTATCAGCTTCATCCAACACTAAGTACCTGTTATGAAAAACCCTCAGTTGATCCTGGATCATTAGATCTGACACACTAATTACTCGGTATGTTGCCTAACTAATTACACTAATGTACTCCCCTCCATAAGGGAATATTCCAGTGCCACAAACagatacacacacgcatgcatgcacacatgcgcgcacgcacacacacagagacaaaatGGCTCAAGATTACAACCAAATTAGCCACATGTTGATTGTTAAAATAAAGCTTAGAGCCTCAATTAAAATTTCACTTACTCTTTAAACAAAAAGGTTAACTGCAATTTTCAAAACTATGTGGAAAATTAAATTATCGAAGCTCAGGCAGCCCTAGTAAAAATACTACAGAAGTAATCAACTTCTAATACAAAAAGAGGCGCATCCCATATGTAAAAACTGACGTACTTGCAGAAGTCTAACGCAATCTTTCCTCTTTCCATCATATACACTAGACGTCCTGGAGTGGCTACTAACAAGTGGCATCCACGTTCTAAGTCCCGAATCTGCTGACCAATATCAGCACCACCATAGACTACACAAGGACGAACTCTAGATCGGTATGAAAACTGTAAGCAAAGAACATGTCAGTGGCCATAAAAACATCGTTTGATCAAGGAGAAAAGCAACAATCACTAAAATGAGTATTTTACTTTTCTGGCTTCCTCATAGATCTGTACAGCCAATTCTCTCGTTGGGGCTAAAACCAAGGAAACTGGATATTGCTTGCGGCGCCCACACCTTCCGTTtccctaaaaaatgaaaataatttacactTTCTGGCCAAAAactgtaattcttttttaaaacttaccaGTTTCCTTTTATAATGTGCAGACTACACCTACAGACTTATTTTCATTGGGTGAACggggtgaaaaaataaaaataaggtgtaGCTGGCCTTGTTTAGAAAAGTCAACAGGCATTTGCAAagcctttttaaaacaaaaacgtCTCATTTTACAGCAATACCTTTACCTTCACGGCCTTCAAAGCTTCTCCTGGACCATCTGTATATATCTGACTCAGTATGGGCAAAAGAAATGCTGCCGTTTTCCCAGAACCTGAAGACAAAACACTGACTTATCATTTCTGAATATTAATCGTTGATAAAGTGTTCTCGATGCTCTCGAGAATTACAGGAAATTTTTTCTTACTCCATTTCCAATTTTCTAGGACGTACAGTAAATTTATACGGCAAACCTAAGGAGTAAAGCGACTTCTGTGCTCTACTTTCAAACAGTACATTTTAATTTGTACAAAACACAACCATTTTGTCTGAAAAGTGCAACATTTCTTTGTAGTGGCTCTATAGTGTTGGAAGGTAAAGCAGGAATCAGTAAACTTTCTGTAAAGAGCTAACAGTACATGGCTCTTGCAGGCCAGTCTCTACAAGAGAACACTTTTTATCTGTGCCAAATCTCTGGCTAACCTCTACAGCACAGACATAACAAATGGGTATTTATATTCGAATATGGCTGTTGAAAAATACACAAGTGCTAGGTTTCAGATCAGGCTGCAGTCTGCTAACTCCCGTGGAGTTAACCGAAAAAGACGCAGTTCTGTTTCTTAAAGAAGGTATTCAAGCTGACAATTTGCCATGCGCTTCCTCAAGATGCCCAGATACATCCCAAGGATCCAGAGGTACAGACAAAAAGGCACATCCCCAAGCTCTCTCAAATGCTAAACACAGGACTCAGACATCCCTTCAGAACATACTACTTTTAAAGTAAGCCCAATTAGATAGTCTTAACTTTTGCTTTTTATCAACTAAGCTTACCTGTCTGGGCACAAGCCATTAAGTCTCTTTTTCCCTTAATGATAGGAATGGCATGTTTTTGCACTGGAGTAGGACGAGTATAGCGAGTAAGCTCAATGTTCCCCAAGATAATTTCTCCCATGTCAATATCACTGAACTGTCAGGAAATGTAGCCGGGTTAATCAAATACAAGTAAATATAGAAGTAAACATGACAGATATAAAATGCTGTATCTTTTGCAATTTCTGTTTTACACTACCATATTAATGGAAGTAACCAAACTGTCTGTGATTTGGTTTACAGATGCTATGATTTCAGTTAAAGAATCGTggcattttttaacaaaatggactcctgggtttaaaaaattgaaacagcatttggaggcaggcatggtggctcgtgcctgtcgtccttcttctttttcagacagaatctcactctgtggccaggctggagtgcaggggcgcaatcttggctcaccttaaCCTCCGATGCCTGGGTTgaagggactctcctgcctcagcctcctgcatagctcagattacaggtgcgtggcaccatgcccagctcacctGAGTGTTTTTAGtaaacacggggtttcaccacgttggccacaatggcctctatctcctgacctcatgatctgcccgcctcagcctcccaaagtcctgggattacaggcgtcagccatcgtgcccggccaattCCGAGACTATTCTTAATAGTGGCATTAATGTTTCATAATCCAATGGGTTTGCATTAAGAACTTTAAGAGTCAAACAAAAACTTACGTTTTCAATATGTGGTGGACAGTTACTGCCGGTTGCCTCTACTGGTATTTCATCGTATTTCTCAAAGTTAATCCCCGTGTTTCCTCCAGAAAACAGTTCCCTGAAATCAGACAAttattacatgtatataaattGTTACGAAACTTATGGCTTAGTATAACATGTTGTTCAAAAACTTACCGCTCTAGGCGTTCACTTGGTGGAAGTGGTTTTGACCAATCATCTTCATCCGACTTGTCACACCAACGACTGTGTCCACTCCGTTCGTATCTACCAAAGCCAGTTCTGTCACGACTGCCAATACCATCATATTCACTCCGTCCACGATCATCAAATCTGAATGGCACGAGCAATCAAAAATACACGATTTAGCCGATATCGGATTATCACCCCTCTAGAAATGTCCTTGGGTATCAGCTGACTTACTGAACACAACCACCCTTAAACGATGTCAGCAACTCAGTGTTTACCTCGTGTGAAATAAGCCCCTCTAATTAACCAGCGCTTATGTGTAATCTGTGTCTTCGttcttaagaaaattataaaaatttttataaaattacacaGCTTAGACATCTCATGCTAAGAATTAGGTTTAGATACTTACAACTAGTGCATACTTTACATCTTCATTTAAGACAGTACCATCTAAACATATTTACTGGTATCATCTAAATATATTTACTGGCAGGAAAGCAGGAATAACACATGAAATTTTTTAGATATAacatttttagatataaaaaaGTAGAAGACACGTGACAAGAGAACatttttcttagagttttattcctgtttctgaaaaacaagacaggatcaaattcaattattagggtttgtttgtttgtttgtttgtttgttttgagatggagtcttgctctgccacccaggctggagtgcagtggtgccgtctcaaCTCAGAGcagcctttgtctcctgggttcaagtgactctcctacctcagccttctgagtagctgggactacaggcacattccaccatacCCATCCaatcattctatttttagtagagatggggtttcaccgtgttggtcaggctggtctcgaactcctgaccttgtgatcctgccacctcgccctcccaaagtgctgtgattacaggcataagccaacccACCCGGTCCCGTCTCTACCAAGAAAAGAATAATTAGCCGGCcaggtggtgggcgcctgtagtcccaggtacttgggagactgacgcaggagaatcacttgaacccagaaggtggaggctgcaatgagcccagatcgtgccactgcactccagcctgggcagcagagcaagactctgtctcaagaaacacgcacgcacgcatgcacgcacacacacgaaGCATTTAAAGCTGTCGCAGACTGTATCATTTAAGTTGAAACAGACTTCATTGTGTCAAATAGTATATTCGTCTAAATTAATAAACTACTTTTAGTAAAGAACTCTCAGTGCCAACAGAGCAATGATAAACCATCACTCTGCTTTAAATCCATGAGTAGTCTCTTAAAGATATGCTCAAGGACCAGTGTAAGTATGAAGAATGAGAACTTGCCAAATTAAGATTCCTAAACTGCTACTGTATAAACACACAAGCTGGGATTTACCTTCCACGATCACTGAAATAACCAGACCTTCCTCTTGATTCTCGAGACCCAAAACTGCTATATGCATCCTTATCTCTGCTGCAACTCCAACCTGAACTGTCTTTATCAGAGAATCCttcaataaaaaaagcaaaaattgaaagcTGATGAGACGTTTACACGATTTCCATCTTCCCAAATACGAAGTCCTTCACATGTAGTCTTCCTTTATCTTATCCTGCTGGGAACAAAGGTCAACAGGTGCTTCACATGTAGTCTTCCTTTATCTTATCCTTGTGGGAACAAAGGTCAACCAACAGGTCCCATAAGCAGAATTTTTACAAGCGTTAATGTGTTCTTCTACCAGAGATGATTAAATGAGGCAAAGTAATCTCATGACCTGAGAACAACGTAGCCTGCATGTAACACAGCTATGATACTATCACCACAATAGTAATTGTTTTCATTCACCCCCTAAGTATAAATGTTATGTGTCCAACACGTAAACCTACTCCAATGCAATTATTTACGATGTCTTTTTTTAAGCTATGACTGATTAGGAGGGATTCCAACTCCCTCACTTTTAAGCTCAACTTGTAGCTAGTGCAAGCGATGCTTCTGTTAGTTTCCTAGCTATGATCCATCTTTGACAAATCCTGAATAACGTAACGCAAAAGGTGTTAAACCTAAACATTTAACGTAAGCTATGTATAATACACATTTTGGAAAGGCCCAGCTAAAGACTACCTCAGGGACTGTGGATTACCTTGAACTAAGAGAAGAGATCTACATAATCAGATAAAAATATGTCAGGCCTATTAAGACAGAGAATTTCTAATTACTCTTTGAAAATTTCAGGCAGGGGACAGTAAAGATACAGCAAATTAGGTTTTCCCATTGACACTGCTCTAACTTTGAACATCACAACCCATTTCTTAAGTCACTATGGCATCCTACCACCTAAAAACAACGTTTCTCGAACTATTCacataaagttattttaacaCAATCTCGCATTCAGAGATGGTCAAGACTTTCTATTTTACTGTTAACAACTAAAACTAAGTTGTTACAAACATCACTGTGTGCTACGCTCATACACACACTACTGGCCTACCAAGAGTCCAAACATAATTGTGTCATCTTAATACCCTCAGTGAGAATAAACCTATACTTGAGTTTTAAAAACCCTCATTATTACCTACTTTCATTGTCTACAAACTGACAAAGGAATGACAAGAGCAAACTTGCTGGAGGGCTTCCCTAATCCaaacttttaattaaatgtttaaagttaCAAGTTTATAAAGTTGTCACTTTTCATTCTCCCctgcttttaaaaatccagtattAGACAAATGACCCATAGTACTTCCCACATTAAGGAAGTTAGATGGTTAACGTCTCTTCCATCCCCGCAAATACTAAAATATTGCCAACTCTTCTTAAGGCACTTAAGACACCTCGGGTGCAATTCCAGCCAGATACAACACTTAGCATGCTTGTGATAAAAGAAACTCTGCAGttactctgaaaaaagaaaacaatccttAGCAAAGTGGTCTTCTGATAAACACATACAGACTTAAAAACAGGGTACAGactaaacagagaaaaacaaagtcaACTGCAAGTACTCTACCCACTCCACACCCCTTTATCATTAGCttctttccttttggttttaaatatttttcctgacatTTCCTTCTCCTAGAAATTTTTTGATGTGCGTGAGGCACTCAAAACATCACCCCAATTAAACTTTTCTAATGAACTCTTCTACCTTACAAATTTGATAGGAAACAACCCTAGGTGTTTTAATGCATTTCATACAACACCTTTCCAATGAAGTTGTCTGGGTTGAAACATATCCCCAGCTCATTGAATGTGGCCCAAAGTGATAATTTTACAACTGTTAACTagtccagaaaaacaaaacaccatttcACTGTGGCAACTTTTCAAGACAGCAGCAAGCAGAAACTTTACCACCAGACAGTTTCTTTGACATAAGGCATTCGCAAAAATATGCCACTTTCAAATTCAAACCACACCATAAATGTTACCAACAGATACAGTACCATAGTTAACCTACTTGGTAGGTTAACGACACAAACCCAAATTCTTTGGGCTCAGTCTGCCACAGGACACAATAAGTATCCATCATTCAACATTCGAGGAACTTTTCCGAGGACAGAAAGTGCTAGTTCCTAAAGACAGTCCAAAAGAGGCACAGGAGGGGACAAAAAGTGTTCACAGACTTCCTCAAGTCACTCTTTTTCCCTAGGCTTTGATGAGCTGCTAAAGGTTACATCTACAAACTTGCCTTAAATACATACCTTTAGACGCTTCTCTGTTCCGTAAGTGAGGAGGTATATAGCGTCcttctaaaagagaaaatgtaaaattagaagcCTATGACATCACCACGACGCTGCCTATTCAGAAAACGTCTATGAAAAGATAGGTCCTGGAAAACAAACTTCTAAAACCTGTATTTCATACAGGAAACTACTTTGCaagatgaaggggaaaaaatgctTACTCGAAAATACGCTGAGAACCAAATGTATTTCAGTAGCTAGTAGTGGTTATTTAATAACCATGTTTTAAAAGGCTCTATTTCAGATAACTGCTACATGAAATCAACACTGATCATTAAACGCGGCCATTACTCCAACGTAACAGTGTcgtagagagagaggaaaaaaaggttcTATGTGCTATACTAAATCATCTACCCAGGAAGAGgcttttttaaaatgtccaaagaTTAAAGTGGAGataccataaaaacacatgaaaagttgGAGAGTgaaaattttctggaaatttcTGAATCCCaggtcaagggatcctcctgcctcaacctccgaagGCAGCTGGGAGTGCAGAgacgagccaccacgccgggctaatttttttgtatttttagtagagccggcgTTTCACCgtccttggccaggctggtctcgatctcctgacctcaggctctaCCCGCCTCGTCCTtcccaagtgctgtgattactggcctgagccaccgagcccagcccaaGGCTccgttttaaaaaaagagttttcgGGCCGGGGGAGCGATGGGCTCACCCTCTAATCCCAGTCgtctgggaggccgacgtgggcagGTCAGGAGATCTGAGAtccaggccatcctggctaacgtggggaaaccccgtctctctcctcataatattagccaggcgtggcgcgCCCGTAATCCATGCTACTCGGGATGATGAGGCAGcacaatcgcttgaaccagggaggcggaggctgcagggagccgagatggcatctctgcactctagcctcggctACAGAGCGAGGCTGGGCCAAAAACAAAGGTTTTACTTACTGCTTGCTGTACTTGCTCCTCCACTCTGTTTCTCAGAGGAGTTCAGGTCCAGATCCGCAAGCTAGAAAAGAGGTATCAATAGCTCACATGCTGACACACAAGAACAGATAAGATCACAAGCGACAAATAAGAAGACCTGGATTCCAATCTTATCCTGTACCATACACTTGGCTGCTGGGACTGCCTGGCATTACCCGACAAGATTTTAAAGATGCTTAAGTCTATCAACCATGACAAATGCAAATGGCACCACCTGAATACCGGCAGTTTCATACCAACAAAGTTCAAATTCATTCACTCCAAACAAATTTTCTTGAACAATTTACCATGGTAAAAGctttccaaacaaaaaaaaaaaaaaaaaaaaaaaaatctaccatccATTTCTCAGTAACTTAAACAAACATTCAATTTAGCTACAGTCGTTAATAGTAAAATGTTCCCAAAGACAGTGGTTTTCTTGATATCCTAAACCTAAAAATAAATGGACACCGGAACATTTGAAGATTCCTTACGGTCGACTGGCGCCAAAGACTGTGCAACTATTTTTAAGgcagataaattcctagacatcaaaagttaaaataataaaccaaCTTCACTATGTTTTGAGTACTGTGCAGCTTTACACAGCTGTCATTTCATGTTTGACGCTCTATGAAGGTGGCAGTATTCATTTCTCCCATTTTAAACATCAACTTCAGAGGTCTTTGGTGACAAAGTTAAAAAGCGACACATCTTTTCTTTAATGCTTCTAAAATGACATACCCATTCTTAACTCCTGCCTCCTTATACGGCTAGATTTTAAAACTATAGGGGGAAAAGGTGATTTCGCTTTATGGGCTTGCAGCATAATGCTTTACCAAGAAGTACTCAGTAGCGGCGGGCGGTGGGGGGGCGTGGCGGTGGGGGGGGCGTGGCGGTGGGGGGGGCGGACAATCACCTACGTCAAAATAGGTTGCAAGAAACAAGTGCAACGCCCAGAGCAACTTTGTCACCTCTCTGAACAAACCTTCTACGCCATAACACGCTTACATATGTATTGAAAGTTCAAGATACTATCAAATTAAATGCATCATCGATTaagatactgtattttaaaacttcGCCATCTGAATCTGGTTACTACTTAATTCTAGCGAAGTAGACAGTACGCTTTATCAAGAGTTAAGTGTTGCCAGTTACATAGAAAACATTGTAAACTCGTACCGCCGAATTCTCTATTCCTTAGTTCTCTGTTTCTACGGTCTATTTAACATATTAAGAATCAGTAAGTTGCAGGCCTTAATACGACGCAGTGAAAAACTATCTCAAAAGGCAGACCGTTAAATCCCTCAAACCGCACCTAAGCTTTATCCTTTATTCATTCTCTCCCCCAGGCGTGGGAGGCAAAAATGCAGGCATAAGGGTCCGAAGCACTGCAGTGCAAACTGCAGTAGGTTCCTGACACGGTATAGGAGCCTGATCTCACACGTACACCACATATCCTGCCCCGTCGTCGGGCAGACTTCAAAGGTAAAGGATCTGCCCTTAATGGAAACAGAGTTAGACCTATATCAACATTCCTTCTGCGGTAAAAAGAGAGTAAACCACAAATAACCTGTCCCGCGAATCAACCGGTTAATCTCCTACGGGCCTAGTTCCCGTATCGCCTAACGCAAAGGCACAATACTACACAAAAGGCGCACAGTTTTCGGCTAGCCGGCTATCCAGTGGCTCTCCGAGTTAAGAAAGGGGTGTAGCGCAATCCTGGATCCCTAACCTTCAAGGTGTCTTCCCGCTGGCCTCTGCTTTCCATTCTTTCTAAGGCAGGTCAAGAGAAGCAGGTGGCGGCCATTCGCCCTCCCCTCGCCGCTGTCGGTTTCAGGTTCTTCTACGTCACAAAACTGCCACACCGGAAACGCGGACCCGGCACGCTCAGCATCCGGTCAGCGGTTGCTCCATCCGTAAGGGAAGCGGGCAAAACAAGATACAGGACGCTTGTTTCCCTGGGCTTCATAGTCACTCGCCTTCAAGAATTC
This genomic interval from Callithrix jacchus isolate 240 chromosome Y, calJac240_pri, whole genome shotgun sequence contains the following:
- the LOC144576360 gene encoding ATP-dependent RNA helicase DDX3X-like; protein product: MESRGQREDTLKLADLDLNSSEKQSGGASTASKGRYIPPHLRNREASKGFSDKDSSGWSCSRDKDAYSSFGSRESRGRSGYFSDRGRFDDRGRSEYDGIGSRDRTGFGRYERSGHSRWCDKSDEDDWSKPLPPSERLERELFSGGNTGINFEKYDEIPVEATGSNCPPHIENFSDIDMGEIILGNIELTRYTRPTPVQKHAIPIIKGKRDLMACAQTGSGKTAAFLLPILSQIYTDGPGEALKAVKGNGRCGRRKQYPVSLVLAPTRELAVQIYEEARKFSYRSRVRPCVVYGGADIGQQIRDLERGCHLLVATPGRLVYMMERGKIALDFCKYLVLDEADKMLDMGFEPQIRRIVEQDTMPPKGVRHTMMFSATFPKEIQMLARDFLDEYIFLAVGRVGSTSENITQKVIWVEDLDKRSFLLDILGATGRDSLTLVFVETKKGADSLEDFLYHEGHACTSIHGDRSQRDREEALRQFRSGRSPILVATAVAARGLDISNVRHVINFDLPSDIEEYVHRIGRTGRVGNLGLATSFFNEKNVNIAKDLLDLLVEAKQEVPSWLESMAYEHHYKGGNRGRSKRFSRGFGARDCRQSSGSSSSGFSSSRAGSSRGGGGGYGNSRGFGRGGYGGFYNSDGYGGNYDFQRVDWWGN